In Mammaliicoccus sp. Marseille-Q6498, the genomic stretch TAGGAATCCTTTATTTTCATGATACCGTTTTCACCACACATAAATACTTTTATAATAATGCGTTTACATTTTGTATAAAAATTGTAAATAAAACCTAAAGAAATAAACGTATAAATTGTGACAAAGCGTTGACCGTCTTGACATAATAGGCTAAAATTAAGTTGTCCTAGTTATAAAAGAACGATTAATAGAGGGGGAGATCTAAATGAGCCAACGTGTCACGCGACGCCAATTTTTAAATTATTCATTAATGGGTGTTGGGTCATTTATGGCTGCTGGTATGATTTTACCTATGGGTAGATTCGCGCTTGATCCTGTGTTTAAAGCAGATGCGAAAGGCGACATGATTGCTACAGGCGTAAAAGAGTCAGAACTTGGAAAAGACCCTATAAAAGTTGATTTCAAGTTCCAACAAGAAGATGCTTGGTACACAAGTGAAGTTACTGAATTCGCTTGGGTATACAAAGATGGGAAAGATATCATTGCTCTTTCACCAGTTTGTAAACATTTAGGATGTACAGTACAGTGGAATGGTGATAAATCAAATCCTAACCAATTCTATTGTCCTTGCCATAATGGGCGTTATGAAAAGAATGGTAAGAACATTCCAGGAACGCCGCCATTAGCACCGCTTGATCAGTACAAGGTTGCAGTTAAAGATGGCATTATACAAATTGGAAATAAACATGACAACGAATTAGCTAAATAAGGAGGGATTAACGATGATAGATAAAATCTATGATTGGGTCGATGACAGACTTGATATTACACCAATTTGGCGAGATATTGCTGATCATGAGGTGCCAGAGCATGTTAACCCTGCTTATCACTTTTCAGCTTTCGTTTATTGTTTTGGTGGTTTAACGTTTTTCATTACTGTCATTCAAGTGTTATCAGGTATGTTTTTAACAATGTATTACGTACCAGATATCGTAAATGCTTGGAAGTCGGTTTACTATTTACAACATGATGTTGCTGCTGGTGTTATCGTACGTGGTATGCACCATTGGGGAGCAAGTTTAGTAGTAGTAATGATGTTTTTACATACACTCCGTGTATTCTTCACAGGATCTTATAAACAACCTAGAGAATTAAACTGGGTTGTAGGGGTATTAATATTCTTTGTGATGCTTGGTTTAAGTTTTACTGGTTACTTATTACCGTGGGATATGAAAGCATTATTCGCAACAAAAGTAGGTCTGCAAATTGCAGAATCAGTTCCTATTATTGGGCCATGGGTCAAAACATTACTAGCAGGGGACGCTGAAATAGTTGGTGCTCAGACTCTAACTCGTTTCTTTGCGATTCATGTATTCTTCCTACCTGCTGCACTATTCGCGTTACTTGCGGCACACTTTATAATGATCAGAAAACAAGGTATTTCAGGTCCACTATAAAATTAACGTGAATATATGAAAAAGGAGGTCATGCGACATGCATCGCGGTAAAGGGATGAAGTTTGTTGGTGACTCAAGAATAAAGTCATACGACAAACCAAAGTTAAATAGAGATTATTCAGAATTTCCAGGTCGTACAGAGAGTTTCTGGCCGGACTTTCTACTTAAAGAGTGGATGACAGGAGCTGTATTCTTAATAGCATTTTTATGTTTAACAGTAGCTCATCCATCGCCATTAGAACGTGTGGCGGATCCGTCTGATACAGGTTATACACCATTACCAG encodes the following:
- a CDS encoding cytochrome b6 yields the protein MIDKIYDWVDDRLDITPIWRDIADHEVPEHVNPAYHFSAFVYCFGGLTFFITVIQVLSGMFLTMYYVPDIVNAWKSVYYLQHDVAAGVIVRGMHHWGASLVVVMMFLHTLRVFFTGSYKQPRELNWVVGVLIFFVMLGLSFTGYLLPWDMKALFATKVGLQIAESVPIIGPWVKTLLAGDAEIVGAQTLTRFFAIHVFFLPAALFALLAAHFIMIRKQGISGPL
- a CDS encoding ubiquinol-cytochrome c reductase iron-sulfur subunit, with translation MSQRVTRRQFLNYSLMGVGSFMAAGMILPMGRFALDPVFKADAKGDMIATGVKESELGKDPIKVDFKFQQEDAWYTSEVTEFAWVYKDGKDIIALSPVCKHLGCTVQWNGDKSNPNQFYCPCHNGRYEKNGKNIPGTPPLAPLDQYKVAVKDGIIQIGNKHDNELAK